A genomic segment from bacterium encodes:
- a CDS encoding pitrilysin family protein: MQKIKTQHHKTVLSSGLTAVSENISGAASIAVGLWLARGSRDESPATRGMCHFIEHMAFKGTKNRSARDIALCLESVGGHLDAFTSKEETCFYARVQQRHQALALELIADIVTNLKFDPRDVAREKMVIAEEIKSVEDTPDDLVYELFAEAMFDGHPLSFPILGSRENCREFTAPRVKNFWRQCYRPPHMMVSLAGQVDHRGFCRMLEKYFPGPAQRQELAAKPFVPDFKPSLKMLSRKISQAHICLGMPALATNDPRRYVLLVLNTILGGGMSSRLFQKIREQSGLAYSVFSFTDLYRDTGVLGVYLGVSPDKTDQALAMALKEIRQMSRNPVSRAELDNAKEQLKGGLFLGMESTSNRMMRLAKMALHHEPYLTPEETAVLIDRVTIDQVRQMAQNLLVPQKLGAAILGPLNQKKYSLARLQEQL, translated from the coding sequence ATGCAGAAGATCAAAACGCAGCACCATAAAACCGTCCTTTCTTCCGGACTGACCGCGGTCAGCGAGAACATCTCCGGGGCCGCCTCTATCGCCGTGGGGCTGTGGCTGGCCCGGGGCTCGCGCGACGAATCTCCCGCTACCCGGGGGATGTGCCACTTCATAGAACACATGGCCTTCAAAGGGACAAAGAACCGGAGCGCCCGGGACATCGCCCTGTGCCTGGAATCGGTGGGCGGGCACCTGGACGCCTTTACCTCCAAGGAGGAGACCTGTTTTTACGCCCGGGTCCAGCAGCGCCACCAGGCCCTGGCCCTGGAGCTGATAGCCGACATAGTCACCAACCTGAAGTTCGATCCCCGGGACGTGGCCCGGGAGAAAATGGTGATCGCCGAGGAGATCAAGAGTGTGGAGGACACCCCGGACGACCTGGTGTATGAGCTTTTTGCCGAGGCCATGTTCGACGGGCACCCCTTGAGCTTTCCCATCCTGGGCTCCAGGGAAAATTGCCGGGAGTTCACCGCCCCCAGGGTCAAAAACTTCTGGCGTCAATGCTACCGGCCGCCCCACATGATGGTGTCCCTGGCCGGCCAGGTGGATCACCGGGGTTTTTGCCGGATGCTGGAAAAGTATTTCCCCGGCCCGGCCCAAAGGCAGGAGCTGGCGGCCAAGCCCTTTGTCCCGGACTTCAAGCCTTCTTTAAAGATGCTGTCCCGCAAGATATCCCAGGCCCACATCTGCCTGGGGATGCCGGCCCTGGCCACCAACGATCCCCGGCGCTATGTCCTTCTGGTGCTGAATACCATCCTGGGCGGGGGCATGAGCTCCCGGCTGTTCCAGAAGATCCGGGAGCAAAGCGGGCTGGCCTACTCGGTCTTCTCCTTCACCGATCTTTACCGGGATACCGGGGTGCTGGGGGTCTATCTGGGCGTGTCTCCCGACAAGACGGACCAGGCCCTGGCCATGGCGCTCAAAGAGATCAGGCAAATGTCCAGGAATCCCGTTTCCCGGGCCGAACTGGACAACGCCAAGGAGCAGCTCAAGGGCGGCCTGTTCCTGGGGATGGAGAGCACCTCCAACCGGATGATGCGCCTGGCCAAGATGGCCCTGCACCACGAGCCCTACCTGACCCCGGAGGAGACCGCGGTCCTGATAGACCGGGTGACCATAGACCAGGTGCGGCAGATGGCCCAAAACCTGCTGGTGCCCCAAAAGCTGGGGGCGGCCATCCTGGGACCGTTGAACCAGAAGAAATATTCCCTGGCCAGACTGCAGGAACAGCTTTAA